The proteins below come from a single Rhizobium tropici CIAT 899 genomic window:
- a CDS encoding glutathione S-transferase family protein — MLTLHDYLPSQNGWKARVLFGLLDIPYQTRLVSIFEGEGRTDAFLDLNPAGGIPVLELEDGRTIAESNAILTYVAEGTRFLPADRYLHAKVMQWLFFEQYHVEPVIGTLRFWTLTGRLELNAVMAEAKRSAGLRALAALERGLKNTPFLVGGEFSIADIAVYAYAHKAADCGFDLADYPALTAWFDRVPDVIGPGYPVHLYSEDPHSAV, encoded by the coding sequence ATGCTCACACTTCACGATTATTTGCCGTCGCAGAATGGCTGGAAGGCCAGGGTTCTGTTCGGATTGCTCGATATTCCCTACCAGACTCGCCTGGTGTCCATCTTCGAGGGTGAGGGGCGCACGGACGCCTTTCTCGATCTCAATCCGGCAGGCGGCATCCCCGTTCTCGAACTGGAGGATGGGCGAACGATAGCGGAATCGAACGCTATTCTCACCTATGTGGCCGAAGGCACGCGGTTTCTTCCGGCGGATCGCTATCTGCACGCCAAGGTCATGCAATGGCTGTTCTTCGAACAGTATCATGTCGAACCGGTCATCGGCACGCTGCGCTTCTGGACGCTGACGGGACGGCTCGAGCTCAATGCCGTTATGGCGGAGGCCAAGCGCTCGGCCGGCCTTCGCGCCCTCGCGGCGCTTGAGCGCGGGCTGAAGAACACGCCATTTCTGGTCGGTGGCGAATTTTCGATCGCGGACATAGCCGTTTACGCCTATGCCCATAAGGCGGCGGATTGCGGCTTCGATCTCGCCGATTATCCGGCGCTTACGGCCTGGTTCGATCGGGTGCCTGACGTCATCGGGCCAGGCTACCCTGTCCATCTCTACAGTGAGGATCCGCATTCCGCTGTTTGA